A stretch of the Chitinophaga sp. Cy-1792 genome encodes the following:
- a CDS encoding redoxin domain-containing protein produces MVLWSSGQAWSQEAHIITRVAGARTGHKITVAYWSNPGISAVTSVDTVLAKDSVPLFLPVTARELFFYIDAGSGNIFYGMTSAGEKLEINFKEDTILFSGPNAATCRLIYLLKQQERRTRMGLQATATWLPQQIKAWQQLLKNDDQLLLQYKDSLSPNTYSIVKADAQGGIASKILSIYQDADPDQQEAIYVHTVSPALPALEINELTTKSVRLLDYLVDKAQSDYHRAMHMPCTDEAVYNWLKMHYNGIVQEKLLAHQLLMAFANGGQQEEMEKCARDYLSFVQSDVCKLAVQVPYNRLKRGIRRGLPAPDFSLPDFSGHTVSLNQFEGKVVLLHFCSDDDELMPTLDEISKCFDKAQVAFLHIGMKPYTIKGNGTQLYPGDQFSLMEQRYNVSSCPTLIVINRHGYIFAVKPPDPAMDYGNALTNIIYEALQQ; encoded by the coding sequence ATGGTTTTATGGAGCAGTGGCCAGGCATGGTCACAGGAAGCGCATATCATTACCCGTGTAGCAGGTGCCCGCACCGGTCATAAGATTACAGTGGCTTATTGGAGTAATCCAGGCATATCAGCTGTAACCAGCGTGGATACTGTTTTAGCAAAAGATTCTGTCCCTTTGTTTTTACCTGTTACTGCACGCGAATTATTTTTTTATATAGATGCCGGTAGCGGGAATATTTTTTATGGTATGACATCGGCGGGGGAAAAGTTGGAGATTAATTTTAAGGAAGATACCATTCTGTTTAGCGGACCTAATGCTGCTACCTGTCGCCTGATCTATTTGCTGAAACAACAGGAACGTCGTACCAGGATGGGTTTGCAGGCTACTGCAACCTGGCTGCCCCAACAGATCAAAGCCTGGCAGCAACTGTTGAAAAACGACGATCAACTATTGTTACAATACAAAGACAGCCTCTCTCCGAATACTTATTCCATTGTAAAAGCGGATGCGCAGGGTGGTATTGCGTCAAAAATACTGAGCATCTACCAGGATGCCGATCCGGACCAGCAGGAAGCGATCTATGTTCATACAGTTAGTCCGGCTTTACCTGCATTGGAAATTAACGAGTTAACCACTAAGTCGGTACGCCTGCTGGATTACCTGGTAGATAAAGCCCAGTCGGACTATCACCGGGCTATGCATATGCCCTGTACGGACGAGGCGGTGTATAACTGGTTGAAAATGCATTATAACGGTATTGTACAGGAGAAGTTGCTGGCGCACCAGCTGTTAATGGCTTTTGCCAATGGCGGACAGCAGGAGGAAATGGAGAAATGTGCCCGTGATTATTTGTCTTTTGTGCAGTCGGATGTCTGTAAACTGGCCGTACAGGTGCCTTACAACCGATTGAAACGTGGTATCAGACGTGGCTTGCCGGCACCGGATTTCAGCCTGCCCGACTTCAGCGGGCATACTGTTTCGCTAAACCAGTTCGAGGGAAAGGTGGTGCTGCTGCACTTCTGTTCTGATGACGATGAGCTGATGCCAACGCTGGATGAAATCAGTAAATGTTTTGACAAAGCGCAGGTGGCCTTCCTGCATATTGGCATGAAACCCTATACCATAAAGGGAAATGGTACCCAGCTATATCCCGGAGACCAGTTTAGCCTGATGGAGCAGCGGTACAACGTCAGCAGCTGCCCCACATTAATTGTCATTAACCGCCACGGCTATATTTTCGCAGTAAAACCCCCGGACCCCGCAATGGACTACGGTAACGCCCTAACGAATATAATTTACGAAGCATTGCAGCAATAA
- a CDS encoding carbohydrate binding family 9 domain-containing protein, protein MNPNVTTVFRIPRMICLLLLLPVLLAAQKKNEAYKLFITRATSPIKIDGIIDEAAWKQAAVAKDFHMVLPMDTSAAKLRTEVRMLYDQQRIYILVENYTTGNGPYMVESLRRDFAFLKNDNFIFFMDPFEDQTNGFSFGANAAGAQWDGTMYEGGKVDLSWDNKWVSAVKNYPDKWVFEAAIPFKTIRYKKGITQWGINFSRNDLKTTEKSAWAPVPRQFPTASLAYTGTLQWDSAPPPAGPNISIIPYLLGGVNKNYETGGKAGWRHDAGLDAKIGITSSLNLDLTVNPDFSQVDVDKQVTNLDRFELFFPEKRQFFLENGDQFTNFGYSTIRPFFSRRIGLGVPILFGARLSGKLNKDWRLGLMNMQTDSKADIGLPAQNFTVAALQRRIFSRSNFGFIFINKESMNYHPDLEANKPLYSQYNRNMGLEYNLASSNNFWTGKALLLKSYSPDRRGDDMVHAANLQYTSRVWSIGWQHEYVGKNYNAEVGYVPRQGYIKIAPQATRLFFPVSGPVLSHGPQVTSTWYMDEHFTRTDNETVLNYGFVFRKRNTLNIWGTNTYVRLLQPFDPTNTGKDSLPIGSTNSWNTVGVDYVSKPQQLFTYAFSARYGGYYADGNRFMFNTELGYRFQPYVSIALSANYNDIKLGKPWGDNSFWLVGPRLDVTMTNTLFFTGFMQYNQQQKNINLNTRFQWRYRPASDLFIVYTDNYLPEPLYVRNRALVLKLVYWFNI, encoded by the coding sequence ATGAACCCAAACGTTACTACCGTGTTCCGTATTCCACGTATGATTTGCCTGTTGTTGCTGCTGCCGGTATTGCTTGCTGCACAGAAGAAAAACGAAGCCTATAAACTCTTTATTACCCGGGCAACATCGCCGATAAAGATCGATGGTATCATCGATGAAGCTGCCTGGAAACAGGCTGCTGTGGCAAAGGATTTTCATATGGTGCTGCCGATGGATACCAGCGCTGCAAAGCTTCGCACGGAAGTACGCATGTTGTACGATCAGCAACGTATTTACATCCTCGTGGAAAACTATACTACCGGTAACGGCCCTTATATGGTGGAATCGCTACGCCGCGATTTTGCTTTTCTGAAGAATGATAACTTTATCTTTTTCATGGACCCCTTCGAAGACCAGACCAACGGCTTCTCTTTCGGCGCAAACGCCGCAGGAGCCCAGTGGGATGGCACCATGTATGAAGGCGGTAAAGTGGACCTGAGCTGGGACAATAAGTGGGTATCTGCCGTAAAAAACTACCCGGATAAATGGGTATTTGAAGCTGCTATTCCTTTTAAAACCATCCGATATAAAAAAGGCATCACCCAATGGGGAATAAATTTCAGCCGCAACGACCTGAAGACAACGGAGAAGTCGGCATGGGCGCCTGTTCCGCGACAATTCCCTACCGCATCACTGGCGTATACCGGTACCTTGCAATGGGATAGCGCACCACCTCCGGCAGGCCCGAATATTTCTATCATTCCTTACCTCCTTGGAGGGGTGAATAAAAATTATGAAACCGGCGGAAAAGCAGGCTGGCGGCATGATGCAGGGCTGGATGCAAAAATCGGTATCACCTCCAGTCTAAACCTCGACCTGACGGTAAATCCTGATTTCTCGCAGGTAGATGTGGATAAGCAGGTGACCAACCTCGACCGGTTCGAACTTTTCTTCCCTGAAAAGAGGCAGTTTTTCCTCGAAAATGGCGACCAGTTTACCAACTTTGGCTATAGCACTATCCGGCCGTTTTTTAGTCGTCGTATAGGCCTTGGCGTGCCCATTCTGTTTGGTGCCCGGTTAAGCGGGAAGCTCAATAAAGACTGGCGGCTTGGACTGATGAACATGCAGACGGACAGCAAGGCAGATATTGGTTTGCCGGCGCAGAATTTTACAGTGGCAGCCCTGCAACGCAGAATATTTTCCAGGTCTAATTTCGGGTTCATTTTTATCAATAAGGAATCGATGAATTACCATCCGGACCTGGAGGCAAATAAGCCACTGTATTCGCAGTACAATAGGAATATGGGACTGGAATACAATCTGGCGTCTTCCAATAATTTCTGGACAGGAAAAGCGTTGTTGTTAAAATCGTATAGTCCTGACCGTAGGGGAGATGATATGGTACATGCGGCGAACCTGCAATATACCAGCCGCGTTTGGAGTATCGGCTGGCAGCATGAATATGTAGGAAAGAACTATAACGCGGAAGTGGGCTATGTACCGCGACAGGGATATATAAAGATAGCGCCGCAGGCTACCAGGCTGTTTTTCCCGGTGTCGGGGCCGGTGTTGAGCCATGGGCCGCAGGTGACGAGTACCTGGTATATGGATGAACACTTCACCCGTACCGATAACGAAACCGTGCTGAATTATGGTTTCGTATTCCGCAAACGTAATACCCTCAATATCTGGGGTACTAATACCTACGTGCGTTTACTGCAGCCTTTTGACCCGACCAATACCGGGAAAGACAGTCTGCCGATCGGTAGTACCAACAGCTGGAATACAGTAGGAGTGGATTATGTAAGTAAGCCGCAACAATTATTTACCTACGCGTTTTCTGCCCGCTATGGTGGGTATTATGCAGATGGTAACCGGTTTATGTTTAATACAGAATTAGGTTACAGATTCCAGCCATATGTGAGTATTGCGCTGAGTGCCAATTACAATGATATCAAGCTGGGTAAGCCCTGGGGCGATAATTCCTTCTGGCTGGTAGGGCCACGCCTGGATGTAACGATGACGAATACCCTGTTTTTTACCGGCTTCATGCAATATAACCAGCAACAGAAGAATATTAACCTGAATACACGTTTTCAGTGGCGTTACAGACCTGCTTCCGACCTCTTTATCGTATATACAGACAACTATCTGCCGGAGCCGTTATATGTGCGGAACCGCGCACTGGTGCTGAAGCTGGTGTATTGGTTTAATATTTAA
- a CDS encoding HTH domain-containing protein has translation MPKRYFDRLQTIDYLIRIKGTGKPAQLAKRLRISERTLYEFLKMMKELGAPIEYDRYKESYYYSEKGGFNIRFTKNLVTAS, from the coding sequence ATGCCAAAGCGTTATTTTGATCGTCTACAGACCATTGATTACCTAATCAGGATCAAGGGTACCGGAAAGCCCGCTCAGTTAGCCAAGCGGCTTCGTATTTCAGAAAGAACACTCTATGAATTCCTCAAAATGATGAAGGAGTTAGGTGCTCCCATTGAATATGACCGGTATAAGGAAAGTTATTATTACTCGGAAAAAGGTGGTTTTAATATCAGGTTTACCAAAAACCTGGTCACCGCGAGCTAA
- a CDS encoding family 20 glycosylhydrolase, translating to MRFNHLSKLVVAPMLMAAASMNVHAQENSAYDVAKLKSSWEVVENNYQGKAQFLSSFTFINTGNKPFPTKDWQLYFNFVRMVKGGELPGNIKVEHVNGDLYRITPTADFKGIAPGDSLKVNMTGDAWAVNFTDAPSGLYVVWNQQPAKGLAIKDYSIRPSVTAKQLMRYPGDKSAVITAGHIFKQNAGTKDIPVSQLPLVFPTPVSYNATGGNLVLDAFPEIKADPELAESAKFLNNELITLMGKRATGKVVINFKRDESLVSSGYKLEVTPQGVTISAADEAGAFYGIQSLKALISPAAWAGVQKSISIPAVQVNDFPRFGYRAFMLDIARNFHNKKDVLRLLDVMAQYKLNVLHFHFSDDEGWRLEIPGLPELTEVGARRGHTPDFKSMLPPSYGSGPDSTNAAGTGHFSRADFIEVLKYATARHISVLPEIESPGHARAAVQSMRVRYDRLMAQGKQKEAEEYLLSDVNDKSQYHSVQYWNDNVMNVALPSVYHFLDKVVAELQSMYKEAGAPLTAVHMGGDEVPNGVFQQSPACIALMESNKEIKNVDDLWYYYYRKVNNLLKARSLQTAGWEEAGMRKTTMDGHPASIPNPDFARDNFQLNVWNNVIGGGQEDLAYRLANAGYKVALSGVSNFYFDMAYMKSFDEPGFYWGGFVDIDKPFYFIPYDYYKNSKVDGKGDPVTPQTFAGKDRLTGFGKDNIVGIQGLLWSETVTNSDRMEYMILPKLLGLAERAWAQDPAWATEPDPMKADELYNKAWNVFANVVGKRELPRLDHFNGGYNYRIPTPGAQVEGSAVSANVQFPGMVIRYTTNGEEPTQKSPVYNGPINAAGKTVKLRVFDTRGRSSRTTAVKVPVPQEQLRNNKN from the coding sequence ATGAGGTTTAATCATTTAAGTAAACTGGTAGTAGCTCCAATGTTGATGGCAGCTGCATCCATGAACGTTCATGCCCAGGAAAACTCCGCCTACGACGTTGCAAAACTGAAATCCAGCTGGGAAGTAGTTGAAAATAACTACCAGGGAAAAGCCCAGTTCCTCTCTTCATTTACCTTTATTAACACCGGAAATAAACCCTTTCCTACCAAGGACTGGCAGCTTTATTTCAACTTCGTAAGAATGGTGAAAGGAGGAGAGCTGCCCGGCAATATCAAAGTGGAACACGTCAACGGAGACCTTTACAGAATCACGCCCACGGCAGATTTTAAAGGCATCGCTCCCGGCGACTCCCTCAAAGTGAACATGACCGGCGACGCCTGGGCTGTAAACTTTACAGACGCACCCTCAGGGCTATACGTAGTCTGGAACCAGCAACCTGCAAAAGGCCTCGCTATCAAAGATTACAGCATCCGCCCTTCTGTTACTGCAAAACAACTGATGCGTTACCCCGGCGATAAAAGTGCCGTGATAACCGCCGGACATATATTTAAACAGAATGCAGGCACAAAAGATATCCCGGTATCCCAGCTGCCTTTGGTTTTCCCTACCCCGGTATCTTACAACGCTACCGGCGGTAACCTTGTTCTGGATGCATTCCCGGAAATCAAGGCCGATCCTGAATTGGCCGAAAGTGCTAAATTCCTCAACAATGAGTTGATAACGTTGATGGGCAAACGTGCGACAGGTAAAGTGGTGATCAATTTCAAACGGGACGAATCCCTGGTATCTTCCGGATACAAACTGGAAGTAACACCACAAGGTGTTACCATCAGCGCCGCTGACGAAGCTGGCGCGTTTTACGGTATTCAGTCCCTGAAAGCCCTGATATCACCTGCCGCATGGGCCGGAGTGCAGAAATCTATCAGCATCCCGGCCGTGCAGGTGAACGATTTCCCACGATTCGGGTATCGTGCATTCATGCTCGACATCGCACGTAATTTCCACAATAAAAAAGATGTACTCCGCCTCCTCGATGTAATGGCGCAGTATAAACTCAACGTCCTCCACTTCCACTTTAGTGATGATGAAGGATGGAGACTGGAAATCCCAGGCCTGCCTGAACTCACCGAAGTAGGCGCCAGAAGAGGACATACTCCTGATTTCAAATCCATGCTGCCACCAAGCTACGGCTCAGGCCCTGATAGCACCAATGCTGCCGGTACCGGGCATTTCAGCAGGGCAGATTTTATTGAAGTCCTGAAGTATGCCACTGCACGTCATATCAGCGTATTACCGGAAATAGAAAGCCCGGGCCACGCACGCGCTGCTGTACAGTCTATGAGAGTACGCTACGACCGCCTTATGGCACAAGGCAAACAGAAAGAAGCAGAAGAATACCTGCTCTCCGATGTAAATGATAAATCTCAATACCACTCTGTTCAATACTGGAACGACAACGTCATGAACGTTGCGCTGCCTTCTGTTTACCACTTCCTCGATAAAGTAGTGGCTGAACTGCAATCCATGTACAAAGAAGCGGGTGCACCACTTACTGCTGTTCACATGGGCGGCGATGAAGTACCTAATGGTGTATTCCAGCAGTCACCTGCATGTATCGCATTGATGGAAAGTAATAAGGAGATCAAAAATGTAGATGATCTCTGGTATTACTACTACCGCAAAGTGAATAACCTCCTCAAAGCACGCAGTCTGCAAACAGCAGGATGGGAAGAGGCAGGTATGCGAAAAACCACTATGGACGGACATCCTGCAAGTATTCCTAATCCTGATTTTGCCAGGGATAACTTCCAGCTGAATGTATGGAACAATGTTATCGGCGGCGGACAGGAAGACCTGGCATACCGACTGGCCAATGCAGGTTATAAAGTGGCGCTGTCTGGTGTGAGTAACTTCTACTTCGATATGGCATATATGAAATCCTTCGATGAGCCTGGCTTCTACTGGGGTGGTTTTGTAGATATCGACAAACCTTTCTACTTCATCCCTTACGATTATTATAAAAATTCTAAGGTAGATGGTAAAGGAGATCCTGTTACACCGCAGACATTTGCCGGTAAAGACAGACTCACCGGTTTTGGTAAAGATAATATCGTAGGTATCCAGGGATTGCTCTGGAGCGAAACCGTTACCAATTCAGATCGTATGGAATATATGATCCTGCCTAAATTACTGGGCCTCGCAGAAAGAGCATGGGCGCAGGATCCGGCATGGGCAACAGAGCCAGATCCAATGAAGGCAGATGAACTGTACAACAAGGCATGGAACGTATTCGCCAATGTGGTGGGCAAACGTGAACTGCCACGCCTCGATCATTTCAACGGTGGTTATAACTATCGTATCCCTACGCCTGGTGCACAGGTAGAAGGTAGCGCGGTTAGCGCCAACGTTCAGTTCCCGGGTATGGTGATACGTTATACTACTAACGGTGAAGAGCCTACGCAGAAGAGTCCTGTTTATAACGGCCCTATCAATGCTGCCGGTAAAACAGTAAAACTGCGTGTATTCGATACCAGAGGCCGCAGCAGCAGAACCACTGCTGTGAAGGTTCCTGTGCCACAGGAGCAACTGAGAAATAACAAGAACTAA
- a CDS encoding YdeI family protein — protein sequence MEIFDGRQAVYATTRAEWRKWLEENTPGEAGVWLIQYHKKSKVPCISLIDATEEALCFGWIDSKAKKRDDESFYLTFTPRKAKSKWSKPNIERAERMIATGLMTKHGQEKIDLAKRTGMWVEA from the coding sequence ATGGAAATCTTTGACGGTCGACAAGCTGTATATGCCACTACCAGAGCTGAATGGCGGAAGTGGCTGGAGGAAAATACGCCTGGTGAAGCCGGGGTATGGCTCATTCAATACCATAAAAAAAGTAAAGTGCCCTGCATCTCTCTTATTGATGCAACGGAAGAAGCACTCTGCTTCGGGTGGATAGACAGTAAAGCGAAAAAACGTGATGACGAAAGTTTCTACCTGACATTTACCCCAAGAAAGGCAAAGAGTAAATGGAGCAAACCCAATATAGAAAGGGCGGAACGAATGATCGCAACAGGATTAATGACTAAACACGGACAGGAAAAAATTGATCTCGCAAAGCGTACAGGCATGTGGGTAGAAGCGTAG
- a CDS encoding LytTR family DNA-binding domain-containing protein: MMLNCLILGILPIGFNHLDQYINDTSFTFLAKHCQHYDTALPILESEAIHLLFQGASPLEEDFLFKEDIRMLVLSYPDNNPHPFYVCHEEIIFPELTYEGFYNMVNRIYNIINMEGQQTLPPRTTDHFVLRCETRFEKIKYDDLKYLEVMDDNILVHTTDQTFATVEKLDWIMAQLPLNAFMQVHRWFVVGFRHIDELAKDHLYIGPSRIPLAKHISEEVERRYKKRW; encoded by the coding sequence ATGATGCTAAATTGCCTCATCCTTGGGATTCTGCCCATCGGATTCAATCATCTGGACCAATACATCAACGACACCTCCTTTACCTTCCTGGCAAAGCATTGCCAACATTACGATACCGCCCTGCCCATCCTGGAATCAGAAGCCATTCACCTCCTGTTTCAGGGCGCCTCCCCACTGGAGGAGGATTTCCTCTTTAAAGAAGATATCCGCATGCTGGTACTCTCATACCCCGACAACAACCCTCATCCCTTCTATGTGTGTCATGAAGAAATTATATTCCCGGAGCTGACCTACGAAGGATTTTACAACATGGTTAATAGAATCTATAATATCATCAATATGGAAGGACAACAAACCCTGCCCCCAAGAACCACCGACCATTTTGTGCTCCGCTGTGAGACCAGATTTGAGAAAATAAAATATGATGACCTCAAATACCTGGAAGTAATGGACGATAATATCCTGGTACATACCACAGACCAAACCTTTGCCACCGTCGAAAAGCTCGACTGGATCATGGCACAGCTGCCATTAAATGCCTTCATGCAGGTACACAGATGGTTTGTGGTAGGATTCCGGCATATAGATGAACTGGCAAAAGATCATCTGTATATCGGCCCTTCCAGGATACCTTTGGCCAAACATATCAGTGAAGAAGTGGAAAGACGCTATAAAAAACGTTGGTAA
- a CDS encoding DUF4421 family protein produces MKPILLLLLMTFAGSAYGASQADSTWIRAFDKDNNIQVYTGYNNTQFTLTQAAKQHIPGMKLYANSAAYAGVCLNYKYLSLSYDWTLPNTRLSGKNKGIKVVNYQLAQVGRRLGIEAFYQRIDGLLMQIQRRKHKFDPVPNVTYTKAGANLLLFTNPAHYSYNAANYFSKWQQKTAGTGVVMLTPSYQQFHFHQDNTLPGKDSMLHKNFQEQPQWLTCIAYAGYTVNVISRDKHWSINPMLLAGAGAQYTLNSNFRQLEHITSFVQSIQCRLNAGYTCSDFFAAVNARYDYANSHLPVSTLHAINGDYALTFGYRFHSVKRKLLGVL; encoded by the coding sequence ATGAAACCTATACTGTTATTACTGTTGATGACATTTGCCGGCAGCGCATATGGCGCCAGCCAGGCAGACAGCACCTGGATCAGGGCTTTTGACAAAGACAACAATATCCAGGTCTATACGGGTTACAATAATACCCAGTTTACGCTTACACAGGCGGCGAAGCAGCACATCCCGGGAATGAAGCTGTATGCCAACAGTGCGGCGTATGCGGGCGTATGTCTTAACTACAAGTACCTTTCCCTCTCCTACGACTGGACGCTTCCCAACACCCGTCTTTCCGGCAAAAACAAGGGCATTAAAGTCGTTAATTACCAGCTGGCACAAGTAGGCCGGCGACTGGGCATTGAGGCCTTTTATCAGCGTATTGACGGCCTCCTGATGCAAATACAGCGCCGTAAGCATAAGTTCGATCCTGTTCCGAACGTTACCTATACGAAAGCCGGCGCCAACCTGCTATTATTCACCAATCCTGCGCATTATAGCTACAATGCCGCCAATTATTTCAGCAAATGGCAGCAGAAAACCGCCGGCACCGGCGTGGTTATGCTAACGCCTTCCTATCAGCAGTTTCATTTCCACCAGGACAACACCTTACCCGGCAAAGACAGCATGCTGCACAAGAATTTCCAGGAGCAGCCACAGTGGCTGACCTGCATAGCATATGCCGGTTATACCGTCAATGTGATATCCAGGGATAAGCATTGGAGTATCAACCCGATGTTGCTGGCCGGAGCCGGGGCACAATATACCCTTAACAGCAACTTCAGGCAGCTGGAACATATTACCAGTTTTGTGCAGAGTATCCAATGCAGGCTGAATGCGGGCTATACCTGCAGTGATTTCTTTGCAGCGGTGAATGCACGGTACGATTACGCCAACAGTCATTTGCCGGTGTCTACATTACATGCCATCAACGGCGATTATGCGTTAACGTTCGGTTATCGCTTTCATAGTGTAAAACGTAAGCTGCTGGGCGTTTTATAA
- a CDS encoding FMN-binding glutamate synthase family protein yields MAKGFITFSVVSLLAVIVLGFLFPWIWWLLVLLIPVIIMGMMDMLQTKHAIIRNYPVVGRMRYWMEAMRPKVHQYFVESDIDGRPINRIDRSTVYQRAKRELDSQPFGTQFNVYAEGYEWMAHSIQPKSFDKMDKDPRVTFGGKDCLQPYSASIFNVSAMSYGSLSSNAVEALNAGAKIGNFAHNTGEGGISDFHLKHGGDIIWQIGTGYFGCRDEHGNFSDELFAEKCALPNIKMVELKISQGAKPGHGGILPASKNTPEIAAIRHVTPGTTVFSPPYHTAFGSPKEMMLFIGRMRELCKGKPVGFKLCIGQPTEFYAICKAMIATNIYPDFITIDGGEGGTGAAPPEFSNSVGMPMLDGLAFVHDTLKGFNIRKDIRLIASGKIMTGFHILRAMSLGADTCNSARAMMMAIGCIQALLCNTNTCPTGVATQDKWLMEGLVVADKKQRVANYHRDTVESAIELAAAAGLPEPHEVSRNHMYRRVFMNTVKTFEDIYPSVKTGSFVDGSADAALQEQLAGISTDRWY; encoded by the coding sequence ATGGCAAAAGGATTTATTACTTTCTCTGTCGTTAGCTTACTGGCTGTAATAGTGCTGGGCTTTTTATTTCCATGGATCTGGTGGCTGCTGGTACTGCTGATTCCAGTTATTATAATGGGCATGATGGATATGCTGCAAACCAAACATGCGATTATCAGGAATTACCCTGTAGTTGGCCGTATGCGTTACTGGATGGAGGCAATGCGCCCTAAAGTGCATCAGTATTTTGTAGAAAGTGATATCGACGGGCGTCCTATTAACCGCATCGATCGTTCTACGGTTTACCAGCGTGCCAAAAGAGAGCTGGACTCCCAGCCTTTCGGCACCCAGTTCAACGTATATGCGGAAGGGTATGAATGGATGGCACACTCTATCCAGCCTAAGTCATTCGATAAAATGGACAAGGACCCACGTGTGACCTTTGGCGGTAAAGACTGTTTACAGCCCTATAGCGCCAGTATTTTCAACGTGAGCGCCATGAGTTATGGTTCACTGAGTTCGAACGCCGTAGAGGCCCTGAATGCCGGCGCCAAAATCGGCAACTTCGCCCATAACACCGGAGAAGGTGGTATCAGTGATTTTCATCTCAAACATGGCGGTGATATTATCTGGCAGATAGGGACCGGTTATTTTGGCTGCAGAGATGAACATGGTAACTTCTCGGATGAATTATTTGCAGAAAAATGTGCACTCCCGAATATCAAAATGGTGGAGCTGAAAATATCACAGGGTGCCAAGCCTGGCCATGGGGGTATTCTGCCGGCATCTAAAAACACACCGGAAATTGCCGCCATCAGACATGTAACCCCAGGCACTACCGTATTCTCCCCTCCTTACCACACTGCTTTTGGCAGCCCCAAAGAAATGATGCTGTTTATTGGCAGAATGCGTGAACTGTGTAAAGGAAAACCTGTAGGATTTAAATTGTGTATTGGCCAGCCTACAGAGTTTTACGCGATTTGTAAAGCAATGATTGCTACCAATATCTACCCGGATTTTATTACGATAGATGGCGGTGAAGGTGGTACCGGCGCCGCTCCGCCTGAATTCTCCAATTCAGTTGGTATGCCTATGTTAGATGGACTTGCATTTGTACACGATACGCTGAAAGGTTTTAATATCCGTAAAGATATCCGCCTGATAGCTTCCGGAAAAATTATGACCGGCTTCCATATCCTGCGTGCTATGTCGCTGGGAGCAGACACCTGCAACAGCGCCCGCGCCATGATGATGGCCATTGGCTGTATCCAGGCGCTGCTCTGTAATACCAATACCTGTCCTACCGGTGTGGCTACACAGGATAAATGGTTAATGGAAGGCCTGGTGGTAGCTGATAAAAAACAACGGGTAGCCAACTACCACAGAGATACCGTTGAAAGTGCGATTGAACTGGCTGCCGCAGCAGGTTTGCCGGAGCCGCATGAAGTGAGCAGAAATCATATGTACCGCAGGGTATTTATGAATACCGTGAAAACTTTCGAGGATATATATCCAAGTGTAAAAACAGGATCATTCGTTGATGGCAGCGCCGACGCCGCATTACAGGAGCAATTGGCTGGTATCTCCACAGACAGATGGTATTAA
- a CDS encoding AcvB/VirJ family lysyl-phosphatidylglycerol hydrolase, translating to MESGRRIFVLLFTVTMLFNFKNRAQAQNAPGNLPIQAKAPDAGSTQPLIFYITGDGGMKKFSANVIDEFHKKNYPVVALNALKYFWNKKSPNQAATDVANLIRYYQSQWNSHHGIILVGYSLGADVLPFIYTHLPATLESEVQQVVLLSPSKTTDLEVHLSDMLGKSNNKGMSVTAEINKITDKPLVLVFGEEEKDFNLGELTIRNYKRLVLPGGHTYDEDAGGVAGKIMAALGQ from the coding sequence ATGGAATCAGGAAGAAGAATTTTCGTGTTATTGTTTACAGTTACGATGCTGTTTAACTTTAAAAACAGGGCGCAGGCGCAAAATGCACCGGGCAACCTGCCAATACAGGCGAAGGCCCCGGATGCAGGCAGCACGCAGCCATTGATATTTTATATTACGGGGGATGGCGGTATGAAGAAGTTCTCCGCCAATGTGATCGATGAATTTCACAAAAAGAATTATCCCGTAGTAGCATTGAATGCGCTGAAATATTTCTGGAATAAGAAGAGCCCTAATCAGGCGGCTACAGATGTAGCTAACCTGATCCGCTATTATCAATCGCAGTGGAATTCGCACCACGGGATTATTCTGGTAGGATATTCATTAGGGGCAGATGTATTACCGTTTATTTATACACATCTGCCAGCCACACTGGAAAGTGAGGTGCAGCAGGTAGTGTTATTATCGCCTTCCAAAACCACGGACCTTGAAGTTCACCTTTCCGACATGCTCGGCAAGAGTAACAACAAGGGCATGAGTGTTACTGCGGAGATCAATAAGATCACTGACAAGCCGCTGGTATTGGTTTTTGGGGAAGAAGAGAAAGATTTCAATCTCGGGGAGCTGACTATACGCAATTATAAGCGGCTGGTACTGCCCGGAGGACATACCTACGACGAAGATGCCGGTGGTGTTGCCGGAAAAATCATGGCAGCGCTCGGCCAATAA